A stretch of the Marinitoga sp. 38H-ov genome encodes the following:
- a CDS encoding carbohydrate ABC transporter permease: protein MKIIKFILLALFLIFALFPLYWIILTSFKPVNELYTFPIQYWTKSPSLYGYRKLFEFVNFKRYFLNSVIVSVLASFISTFFAMLTGYILSRKEFKGKYALILFLFFSQMIPSYLIMVPQYIMFSELKLIDKLISIIIVYSGIGAAFSTIMARGFFDRIPKSIEEAALIDGCNEFQTLFKITIPLMLPGLSAVMSFSFVNNWNELFTAVIFLNTSNKFTVPVGLYSIISKAGIQWNVLAAGIVIALLPTILVFAIAQKYIIAGLTQGSLKD from the coding sequence ATGAAAATAATAAAATTTATTCTTTTAGCTTTATTTTTAATTTTCGCATTATTTCCATTATATTGGATTATACTTACCTCATTTAAACCTGTAAATGAATTATATACATTTCCAATACAATATTGGACAAAAAGTCCAAGCTTATATGGTTATAGGAAATTATTTGAGTTTGTAAATTTCAAAAGATATTTTCTTAATAGTGTTATAGTATCCGTATTAGCATCTTTTATATCCACTTTTTTTGCAATGTTGACTGGATATATTTTATCCAGGAAAGAATTTAAAGGAAAATACGCATTAATATTATTTTTATTCTTTTCTCAAATGATACCATCATATTTAATAATGGTACCTCAATATATAATGTTTTCAGAATTAAAATTAATTGATAAATTAATTAGCATTATTATAGTATATAGCGGTATAGGTGCAGCATTTAGCACTATTATGGCAAGGGGGTTTTTCGATAGAATACCTAAAAGCATTGAAGAAGCTGCATTAATAGACGGATGCAATGAATTTCAAACATTATTTAAAATAACAATCCCATTAATGTTGCCAGGTCTATCTGCAGTTATGAGTTTTTCATTTGTAAATAATTGGAATGAATTATTTACTGCTGTAATATTTTTAAATACATCAAATAAATTTACTGTACCTGTAGGATTATATTCAATAATTTCAAAAGCTGGTATTCAATGGAATGTTTTAGCTGCTGGAATAGTTATAGCATTATTACCAACTATACTTGTATTTGCTATTGCTCAAAAATATATTATAGCCGGTTTAACTCAAGGAAGCTTGAAAGACTAA
- the hydF gene encoding [FeFe] hydrogenase H-cluster maturation GTPase HydF, which yields MASAMKGYRKYIAITGKRNVGKSTLINAILNQEIAITSDVPGTTTDPVYRTMELVPLGPVTIVDTPGIDDEGLVGEKRVQKANKAMYKADIALLVVADVLSDYEKKLIDEFNKLNIPFLVVINKIDELNNLDEIRQSYSEYDYIEISAKEKKNIEQLKEKMATILPKEEEVPLVADLIEPGQLIVLVVPIDLGAPKGRLIMPQVTAIREILDREAIAIVTKERELRHTLEKLNQKPDLVITDSQSVMKVVSDIDFDIPLTTFSILEARHKGDLKVLSEGVKAIESLKENDKVIIMEGCSHRPLTEDIGRVKIPRWLTNHLGINLNIEFFAGTEFPDYDIVKDAKLIIHCGGCTLTRKSMIRRINIANMYNIPIVNYGVIISYLHGVLDRALDIFPELKKV from the coding sequence ATGGCTTCTGCAATGAAAGGATATAGGAAATATATAGCAATAACAGGAAAAAGAAATGTTGGTAAGTCTACTTTAATAAATGCTATATTGAATCAGGAAATTGCTATAACAAGTGATGTACCTGGTACTACTACTGATCCGGTTTATAGAACAATGGAATTGGTACCATTGGGGCCGGTGACTATAGTGGATACACCAGGTATTGATGATGAAGGATTAGTAGGAGAAAAAAGAGTACAAAAAGCTAATAAGGCTATGTATAAAGCGGATATCGCATTATTAGTTGTAGCGGATGTTTTGTCTGATTATGAAAAAAAGTTAATAGATGAATTTAATAAACTTAATATTCCATTTTTAGTAGTAATTAATAAAATAGATGAATTAAATAATTTGGATGAAATAAGACAATCATATAGCGAATATGATTATATTGAAATTTCTGCAAAAGAAAAGAAAAATATAGAACAATTAAAAGAAAAAATGGCTACAATATTACCTAAAGAAGAAGAAGTGCCTTTAGTAGCGGATTTAATTGAACCAGGGCAATTAATAGTTTTAGTTGTACCTATAGATTTAGGTGCGCCTAAAGGAAGATTGATAATGCCTCAGGTTACAGCAATTAGGGAAATATTAGATAGAGAAGCAATAGCAATAGTTACAAAAGAAAGAGAATTAAGACATACATTAGAAAAATTAAATCAAAAACCAGATCTAGTCATTACAGATTCTCAAAGTGTAATGAAAGTTGTTTCTGATATTGATTTTGATATACCTCTTACAACATTTTCTATATTGGAAGCAAGACATAAGGGAGATTTGAAGGTATTATCTGAAGGAGTAAAAGCTATAGAGAGTTTAAAAGAGAATGATAAAGTTATAATTATGGAAGGGTGCTCTCATAGACCTTTAACAGAAGATATAGGGAGAGTAAAAATACCAAGATGGCTTACTAATCATTTAGGTATAAACTTGAATATAGAATTTTTTGCTGGGACAGAATTTCCTGATTATGATATAGTAAAGGATGCTAAATTAATAATTCATTGTGGAGGTTGTACATTAACTAGAAAAAGTATGATTAGAAGAATAAATATAGCTAATATGTATAATATTCCAATAGTTAATTATGGAGTGATAATATCTTATTTGCACGGAGTTCTAGATAGGGCTTTGGATATTTTCCCTGAATTAAAGAAGGTGTAA
- a CDS encoding TIGR03960 family B12-binding radical SAM protein — MTNIGKWLFSTGVLHRVRKPARYIGGEYNDIIKNPKNKIRIGLMFPDLYEVGMSHTGFQILFHAFNSKENIFAERVFLPWKDMIDEMKKSNIPLFTLETYTPIKDLDLIGITLQYELSYTNIVHALDLADIPIYSKDRKENDPIIIAGGPCASNPEPIAEFIDAFYNGDGEEVIDDLENILSQEISREEKIKKLHEIGFYVPKYYETRENEFGYIVPIYDQRIKIRKTTDLNKISFPTNQIVPKIKTIHNRAIIEIMRGCNRSCRFCHAGYYYRPVRERTADEIIRLSLETLEKTGYNELSLLSLSTLDYSDLEKVLNELEPFLKENRISISLPSSRVDRFGIEIGSKISGARKTGLTFAPEAGSQRLRDVINKNISEEEILNVAEYAKKAGWRKIKLYFMIGLPTETEEDVNAIVELTKKIKQVTKIKDITVNVSIFIPKPHTPFEKERFYQPKEIKEKIKILNEVRKVAKLKVHDPYVSLIEALLSRGDRRLSELIYKVALEENAIFDEWDEEFDFRKWSRKINELNIDTEKYLGKIETDDLPWKIIDILITDKFKKDEIEKANSEEITEDCRWDICTLCGVCIKTGLNNVLVK; from the coding sequence ATGACTAATATTGGTAAATGGTTATTTTCTACTGGAGTTTTACATAGAGTTAGAAAACCCGCAAGGTATATAGGTGGAGAATATAATGATATTATTAAAAATCCAAAAAATAAAATAAGAATTGGATTAATGTTTCCAGATTTATATGAAGTAGGTATGTCACATACTGGATTTCAAATATTATTTCATGCATTTAATTCTAAAGAAAATATATTTGCTGAGAGAGTATTCCTTCCTTGGAAGGATATGATAGATGAAATGAAAAAAAGTAATATACCACTTTTTACTTTAGAAACATATACTCCTATAAAAGATTTAGATTTAATAGGTATTACCTTACAATATGAATTGTCATATACAAATATTGTACACGCATTAGATTTAGCAGATATACCTATATACTCAAAAGATAGAAAAGAAAATGATCCTATAATAATAGCAGGTGGACCATGTGCATCTAATCCAGAACCAATAGCAGAATTTATAGATGCATTTTATAATGGTGATGGAGAAGAAGTTATAGATGATTTAGAAAATATACTTTCACAAGAAATTTCTAGAGAAGAAAAAATAAAAAAATTACATGAAATAGGTTTTTATGTCCCAAAATATTATGAAACTAGAGAAAATGAATTTGGATATATTGTTCCTATATATGATCAAAGAATAAAAATAAGAAAAACTACTGATTTAAATAAAATTTCTTTTCCAACAAATCAAATTGTACCTAAGATTAAAACTATTCACAATAGGGCGATTATTGAAATAATGAGAGGTTGTAATAGAAGTTGTAGATTCTGTCATGCAGGATATTATTATAGACCTGTAAGGGAAAGAACTGCAGATGAAATTATTAGATTATCATTAGAAACGCTAGAAAAAACCGGCTATAATGAATTATCATTATTATCTTTAAGTACTTTAGATTATAGTGATTTAGAAAAAGTATTAAATGAATTAGAACCATTTTTAAAAGAAAATAGGATTTCTATATCATTACCTTCAAGTAGAGTTGATAGATTTGGTATAGAAATAGGAAGCAAAATTTCTGGTGCAAGAAAAACAGGATTAACATTTGCTCCAGAAGCAGGTTCTCAAAGATTAAGAGATGTTATAAATAAAAATATTTCTGAAGAAGAAATATTAAATGTAGCAGAATATGCCAAAAAAGCCGGATGGAGAAAAATTAAACTCTATTTTATGATTGGACTTCCTACTGAGACAGAAGAAGATGTAAATGCTATAGTTGAATTAACAAAAAAAATAAAACAAGTTACTAAAATAAAAGATATAACAGTAAATGTATCAATATTTATTCCAAAACCACATACACCTTTTGAAAAAGAAAGATTTTATCAACCTAAGGAAATAAAAGAAAAGATAAAAATATTAAATGAAGTAAGAAAAGTTGCAAAATTAAAGGTTCATGATCCGTATGTTAGTTTAATAGAAGCTTTACTTTCTAGAGGAGATAGAAGATTATCTGAATTAATATATAAGGTAGCATTGGAAGAAAATGCTATATTTGACGAATGGGATGAAGAATTTGATTTTAGAAAATGGTCAAGAAAAATAAATGAGCTGAATATAGATACTGAAAAATATTTGGGTAAAATTGAAACAGATGATTTGCCTTGGAAAATAATTGATATTTTAATAACTGATAAATTTAAAAAAGATGAAATTGAGAAAGCAAATAGTGAAGAGATAACTGAAGATTGTAGATGGGATATTTGTACATTATGTGGAGTGTGTATAAAAACAGGATTAAATAATGTATTAGTTAAGTAG
- a CDS encoding sugar ABC transporter permease — protein MKNKSFILIMILPTLILISFIILYPTISGVLLSFKNYSLFNFGNIKWIGFENYNEIFSDIFYIDVIWNTIKWIFFSVFFQLILGFILALLMKEPFKGRGIYAGLVFYPWAVSGFAIGLIWSWLLNGQFGVINDILMKFGIIKKSINFLSDPSIALYSVILVNIWYGIPFFAIMILAALQSIPNSLYEAAEIDGAGYFTKLIKITIPYIKPTLINTVLLRIIWVMNFPDIIYGMTRGGPAGSTEILSVKMINTVFYESNYSLAAAHGVIIVLILLIYTIMYLKLTSKKEFNI, from the coding sequence ATGAAAAATAAAAGCTTTATTCTAATAATGATTTTACCTACATTAATTTTAATTTCATTTATTATATTATACCCCACTATAAGTGGGGTATTGCTTTCTTTCAAAAATTATTCATTGTTTAATTTTGGAAATATTAAATGGATAGGATTTGAAAATTATAATGAAATTTTTTCTGATATATTCTATATTGATGTAATATGGAATACTATAAAATGGATATTCTTTTCAGTTTTTTTTCAATTAATTTTAGGGTTCATATTAGCATTATTAATGAAAGAGCCTTTTAAAGGAAGAGGCATATATGCTGGTTTAGTGTTTTACCCATGGGCGGTTTCGGGATTTGCTATAGGTTTAATTTGGTCTTGGCTTTTAAATGGGCAATTCGGCGTTATAAACGATATATTAATGAAATTTGGGATTATCAAAAAAAGTATTAATTTTTTATCAGATCCATCAATAGCATTATATTCTGTTATTCTAGTAAATATATGGTATGGAATTCCATTTTTCGCAATAATGATTTTAGCAGCATTACAATCAATTCCAAATTCTTTATACGAAGCTGCTGAAATTGATGGTGCTGGTTATTTTACAAAACTTATTAAGATAACTATTCCATATATTAAACCCACTTTAATAAATACAGTATTATTAAGAATAATATGGGTAATGAATTTCCCAGATATTATATATGGAATGACTAGAGGAGGACCTGCTGGAAGCACAGAGATATTATCTGTTAAAATGATTAATACTGTTTTTTATGAATCAAATTATAGCTTAGCTGCAGCTCATGGAGTAATAATTGTTTTAATATTATTAATATATACAATAATGTACTTAAAATTAACTTCCAAAAAGGAGTTTAATATATGA
- the hydE gene encoding [FeFe] hydrogenase H-cluster radical SAM maturase HydE has product MIIISKRFDRLTEKLLSLDVSKDIKNIIDYFIENKTLNYENILKILSFEDVELREEIYKVADIVNKELNTDIITLKGVIEFSNYCKKSCYYCGIRVQNNNVNRYRIPVEEMFEIAKHGVNMGLTTIILQSGEDDYYSDDDLEQLIYRIHHELKTAVSISIGERSKEAYKRFRDAGASKVLLKHESINRKVFENVHPDKDYDLRIELLDYLVELGYITGSGNIIGLPGQTLEDIANDILFMKDHNIKMIGIGPFISTHNTPLEDFQNGSAELTLNAYAATRLVIPYAQMPATTALGTIDRSFQFKALNCGCNVIMVNITPDKYRENYNIYDEKIKVDLVDTAKKIVDMGLRVPPYTIRKIYEMEA; this is encoded by the coding sequence GTGATTATTATTTCAAAAAGATTTGATAGGTTAACAGAAAAATTATTATCTCTTGATGTTTCAAAAGATATAAAAAATATAATTGATTATTTTATCGAAAATAAAACATTAAACTATGAAAATATATTAAAAATTTTATCATTTGAAGATGTAGAATTAAGAGAAGAAATATATAAAGTTGCAGATATAGTCAATAAGGAATTAAATACAGATATTATAACCTTAAAAGGTGTAATAGAATTTAGTAATTATTGTAAAAAAAGTTGTTATTATTGCGGCATTAGAGTTCAAAATAATAATGTAAATAGGTATAGAATTCCAGTTGAAGAAATGTTTGAAATAGCAAAACATGGAGTTAATATGGGATTAACTACTATCATCTTGCAATCTGGAGAAGATGATTATTATAGCGATGATGATTTAGAGCAACTAATATATAGAATACATCATGAGTTAAAGACAGCTGTCTCTATTTCTATAGGAGAAAGAAGTAAAGAAGCATATAAAAGGTTTAGGGATGCAGGCGCTTCTAAAGTATTATTAAAGCATGAATCAATAAATAGAAAGGTATTTGAAAATGTTCATCCTGATAAGGATTATGATTTACGAATAGAATTGCTTGATTATTTAGTTGAATTAGGATATATTACAGGTTCCGGAAATATTATTGGATTGCCTGGTCAAACACTTGAAGATATAGCTAATGACATCCTTTTTATGAAAGATCATAATATAAAAATGATAGGTATAGGACCATTTATATCAACACATAATACGCCATTAGAAGATTTTCAAAATGGTTCTGCAGAATTAACATTAAATGCATATGCGGCTACTAGATTAGTTATACCATATGCTCAAATGCCTGCGACAACAGCGCTTGGTACAATAGATAGAAGCTTTCAATTTAAAGCTTTAAATTGCGGATGTAATGTAATAATGGTTAATATTACACCTGATAAATATAGGGAAAATTATAATATATATGATGAAAAAATAAAAGTTGATCTAGTTGATACTGCAAAAAAGATTGTAGATATGGGATTGAGAGTTCCGCCATATACTATAAGAAAAATATATGAAATGGAGGCGTAA
- a CDS encoding response regulator, with product MKILVVDDSNTSREYLKYSFHEFSNYIEILFAENTLKASSILEKDTISLIFLDWNLPGESGIEFLDVLRNNKNTKDIPIIMITGENYNKNNVLLAVKKGVNDFLVKPFTKNLIIMRSLPYILNFLDIKISVFSKNTKLVEEFDKISKKINQQFNIIDSINNVNEKNFIITDLDSYLKNIELLKNIPSLVYIEDKNSNVEKLIGNIQIVYDLKELLNNFIFLLLKTFSKKEILAISDSTTIRKIIKAIGEKLNYNVIEAKDFLEGYRYLFNNYKNVHSIFADYDDFDDLINFLMKINDNIFFKDMKINILSSDSSNQTLKNLTKYNINNFILKPFNLDTLIKKILD from the coding sequence ATGAAAATTCTAGTTGTTGATGATTCAAATACTTCAAGAGAATATTTAAAATATTCTTTTCATGAATTTTCAAATTATATAGAAATATTATTTGCAGAAAATACTTTAAAAGCATCTAGTATCTTAGAAAAAGATACTATTTCTTTGATTTTTTTGGATTGGAATTTACCTGGCGAAAGCGGAATTGAATTTTTAGATGTATTAAGAAATAATAAAAATACAAAAGATATACCTATTATTATGATTACAGGCGAAAATTATAATAAAAATAATGTTCTATTAGCCGTAAAGAAAGGGGTAAATGATTTTTTAGTTAAACCTTTCACAAAAAATTTAATAATAATGAGATCTTTGCCCTATATTCTTAATTTTTTAGACATAAAAATAAGTGTTTTTAGCAAGAATACAAAACTTGTTGAAGAATTTGATAAAATTTCAAAAAAAATAAATCAACAATTTAATATTATTGATTCTATAAACAATGTTAATGAAAAAAATTTTATTATTACAGATCTTGATTCTTATTTAAAAAATATTGAATTATTAAAAAATATACCTTCATTAGTATATATAGAAGATAAAAATTCAAATGTTGAAAAATTAATAGGTAATATTCAAATTGTGTATGATCTAAAAGAATTATTAAATAATTTTATTTTCCTATTATTAAAAACATTTTCTAAAAAAGAAATTTTAGCTATTAGTGATTCTACTACTATTAGAAAAATAATTAAAGCTATTGGTGAAAAACTTAATTATAACGTTATTGAAGCAAAAGATTTTTTAGAAGGATATAGATATTTATTTAATAATTATAAAAATGTACATAGCATATTTGCTGATTATGATGACTTTGATGATTTAATAAACTTCTTAATGAAAATAAACGACAATATTTTTTTCAAAGATATGAAAATAAATATTTTAAGTTCAGATTCTTCAAATCAAACATTAAAAAACTTAACAAAATATAATATAAATAATTTTATTTTAAAACCATTTAATCTAGATACATTAATTAAAAAAATTTTAGATTGA
- a CDS encoding sugar ABC transporter substrate-binding protein has translation MKKFILLLVLVLSTLMVFSEEVITLNLIEAFSSPWRTPTLNKIIEMFETLNPGVKINVISPPYETAYQKINLMISTEQPLDIVEIGDWNLSTLASMGKLEDLTSYINSWSEKDDLIDGVLEAASIYNNKPYLLPHGIFVKTLFYRPDILEKYGINTFPKTMQEMYDMAKKLTESNKNQFGFDFRGKGYPTSFIDIVVTSFFDDIDPNNMYLTKSEKIIFEDPRAIEALNFYVSLYKDTAPKDSINWGWDEQVNSFVSGITPLLFQDPDTTGMLNEMIPGKYKTAPLPLGISGKTYPSFGFVGWGIPNYSKHKDLAWKFIKFVSSAEINGYWSKAYGALPILKSVYEYDSYFSSDIFKGWRDMFNSEHYQFTQYPLDNENWGKWNEFQEKTMQQVLLGKLSVEKCLKEWTDFWKDAGLGK, from the coding sequence ATGAAAAAGTTTATATTATTATTAGTTTTAGTTTTAAGTACTTTAATGGTTTTTTCTGAAGAAGTTATCACATTAAACCTTATTGAAGCATTTTCAAGCCCTTGGAGAACACCAACGCTAAATAAAATTATAGAAATGTTTGAAACATTAAATCCTGGCGTTAAAATTAATGTTATATCTCCACCATATGAAACTGCTTATCAAAAAATCAATTTAATGATTAGTACCGAACAACCACTTGATATTGTAGAAATAGGAGATTGGAATTTAAGTACATTAGCATCTATGGGGAAATTAGAAGATTTAACTTCATATATTAATTCTTGGTCAGAAAAAGATGATTTAATAGATGGTGTTTTAGAAGCAGCTAGTATTTATAATAATAAACCATATTTATTACCACATGGAATATTTGTAAAAACTTTATTCTATAGACCTGATATACTTGAAAAATATGGAATAAATACCTTCCCAAAAACTATGCAAGAAATGTATGATATGGCTAAAAAACTTACTGAGTCTAATAAAAATCAATTTGGATTTGATTTTAGAGGAAAAGGTTATCCTACTTCATTCATTGATATAGTAGTAACTTCTTTCTTTGATGATATAGATCCAAATAATATGTATTTAACTAAATCTGAAAAGATTATTTTTGAAGATCCTCGAGCTATAGAAGCATTAAACTTCTATGTAAGTTTATACAAAGATACAGCTCCAAAAGATTCTATTAACTGGGGATGGGATGAACAAGTTAACTCATTTGTTTCTGGAATAACCCCATTATTATTCCAAGATCCTGATACTACTGGTATGCTTAATGAAATGATTCCCGGAAAATATAAAACAGCTCCATTACCTTTAGGTATAAGCGGAAAAACTTATCCTTCCTTTGGTTTTGTTGGTTGGGGAATACCAAATTATTCAAAACACAAGGATTTAGCTTGGAAATTTATAAAATTTGTAAGTTCCGCAGAAATTAATGGCTACTGGAGTAAAGCATATGGAGCATTACCTATTTTAAAATCCGTATACGAATATGACTCATATTTTAGTTCTGATATATTTAAAGGTTGGAGAGATATGTTTAACTCAGAACATTATCAATTCACCCAATATCCTTTGGATAATGAAAATTGGGGGAAGTGGAATGAATTTCAAGAAAAGACAATGCAACAAGTATTGCTTGGCAAATTATCTGTTGAAAAATGTTTAAAAGAATGGACAGATTTTTGGAAAGACGCTGGATTAGGTAAATGA
- a CDS encoding aspartate ammonia-lyase encodes MRIEKDFIGEVEIPNDVYYGIHTYRALNNFPSTGEKLNDSFIWALFMIKKAAAILNFELGYLGEKEKNSIVQACDEWEILKDHIVVDPLSGGAGTSINMNINEVIANRATELLGGKYIIHPLDHVNMHQSTNDVFPTAGKIAIIKELRELVDNVIKLQDSIQVKEKEYIKIRKIGRTQLMDAVPILLGQEFGAWADALSRDRWRLYKVEERIRSVNIGGTAIGTGIAAPKEYILKITNKVREITKIGIAKAENLIDATQNLDVFSEVSGLLKSLSVNLIKISNDIRILGSNAVNEIILPKVQAGSSIMPGKVNPVIPEYVIQLSASVISFDNLITYSSSMGNLELNHLTPMIIHYTLKSIDFLKKATYSLKNYIDLIHPNEKKCEENLIKSFTLVTPLIEMFGYDEVSNALKESNFDIEETVKYLAEKKNLKFEEIMNKINSNKAAGLGYRLK; translated from the coding sequence ATGCGAATTGAAAAGGATTTTATAGGTGAAGTTGAAATTCCTAATGATGTATATTATGGCATTCATACATATAGGGCTTTAAATAACTTTCCATCTACAGGTGAAAAATTAAATGATAGTTTTATTTGGGCACTGTTTATGATTAAAAAAGCAGCTGCTATATTGAATTTTGAATTGGGTTATTTAGGCGAAAAAGAAAAAAATTCTATTGTTCAAGCATGTGATGAATGGGAAATATTAAAAGATCATATAGTAGTTGATCCTCTAAGCGGTGGAGCAGGGACATCTATAAACATGAATATAAATGAAGTGATTGCTAATAGAGCTACTGAATTACTTGGAGGTAAATATATAATTCATCCATTAGATCATGTAAATATGCATCAATCTACTAATGATGTTTTTCCTACAGCTGGAAAGATTGCTATAATAAAAGAACTAAGAGAGTTAGTAGATAATGTAATTAAATTACAAGATTCTATACAAGTTAAAGAAAAAGAATATATTAAAATAAGAAAAATAGGAAGAACACAATTAATGGATGCTGTTCCAATTTTATTAGGTCAAGAATTTGGAGCTTGGGCTGATGCATTAAGCAGAGATAGATGGAGATTATATAAGGTTGAAGAAAGAATAAGAAGTGTAAATATTGGAGGCACAGCAATAGGAACTGGAATAGCAGCTCCAAAAGAATATATTTTAAAAATCACTAATAAGGTTAGAGAAATAACAAAAATTGGTATTGCAAAAGCTGAAAATTTAATAGATGCAACACAAAATTTAGATGTATTTTCAGAAGTAAGTGGATTGTTAAAATCATTATCTGTTAATTTAATAAAAATATCTAATGATATTAGAATTTTAGGATCAAATGCAGTTAATGAAATTATTTTACCCAAAGTGCAAGCAGGAAGTTCTATAATGCCTGGTAAGGTAAATCCTGTTATACCAGAATATGTGATCCAATTATCAGCTAGTGTAATATCATTTGATAATTTAATTACTTACTCATCTAGCATGGGAAATTTGGAGTTGAATCATCTAACGCCTATGATTATTCATTATACTTTGAAATCAATTGATTTTTTAAAGAAAGCAACATATTCACTTAAAAACTATATTGATTTAATACATCCAAATGAAAAAAAGTGTGAAGAGAATTTAATAAAATCATTTACGTTAGTGACGCCTTTAATTGAAATGTTTGGATATGATGAGGTATCAAATGCTTTAAAGGAAAGTAATTTTGATATAGAAGAAACAGTAAAATATTTAGCAGAAAAGAAGAACTTAAAATTTGAAGAAATAATGAATAAAATAAATTCAAACAAAGCAGCAGGATTAGGATATCGCCTAAAGTGA
- a CDS encoding mechanosensitive ion channel family protein: MDIINSIINNETGKKLLYSIIVIIIIYILKSLNEKIIVENIKDNKSKYYWNKTSNYLFVLIGFLGIGRIWINGFQSISTFLGLFSAGLAIALREIIVNFAGWLYIISKKPFSIGDRIEISKFSGDVIDISVLNFTILEIGNWVEADQSTGRIVHIPNGIIFNQNLANYTKEFKYIWNEIPVLVTFDSNWKKAKEILLKIAFKHTENLNKDAQEKLKKAAAKYMIYYTHLTPIVYTNVKDSGILLTIRYLCDPRKRRSTSHNIWEDILNEFSKNNDIDFAFPSQSIYLKPPKDSL, encoded by the coding sequence ATGGATATTATAAATTCTATAATTAATAATGAAACTGGGAAAAAATTATTATATTCAATAATCGTAATTATAATTATATATATTCTCAAATCATTAAACGAAAAAATAATAGTTGAAAATATTAAAGATAATAAATCAAAGTATTATTGGAATAAAACTTCCAATTATTTATTTGTCCTAATTGGTTTTTTAGGTATAGGAAGAATATGGATTAATGGATTTCAATCAATTTCTACTTTTTTAGGGTTGTTTTCTGCTGGTTTAGCAATAGCACTTAGAGAAATAATTGTTAATTTTGCTGGATGGTTATATATCATATCAAAAAAACCTTTCTCTATCGGGGATAGAATAGAAATTAGTAAATTTTCTGGCGATGTTATTGACATTAGCGTTTTAAATTTTACTATTTTAGAAATTGGAAATTGGGTAGAAGCTGATCAGAGTACTGGAAGAATTGTTCATATACCTAATGGAATTATATTCAATCAAAATTTGGCTAATTATACCAAAGAATTCAAATATATATGGAATGAAATTCCAGTATTAGTAACATTTGATAGCAATTGGAAAAAAGCTAAGGAAATACTATTAAAAATCGCATTTAAACACACTGAAAATTTAAATAAAGACGCTCAAGAAAAATTAAAAAAAGCAGCAGCAAAATATATGATATATTACACTCATTTAACTCCCATAGTATACACTAACGTTAAAGATAGCGGAATACTATTAACAATTAGATATTTATGTGATCCTAGAAAAAGAAGAAGTACTTCTCACAATATTTGGGAAGATATTTTAAATGAATTTAGCAAAAATAATGATATTGATTTTGCATTTCCAAGTCAATCAATATATTTAAAACCGCCTAAAGATTCACTTTAG